The Sphaeramia orbicularis chromosome 18, fSphaOr1.1, whole genome shotgun sequence genome contains a region encoding:
- the LOC115438254 gene encoding galactose-specific lectin nattectin-like isoform X2 produces MKLLVVFLLIGTMMALTRAFPEPEPEPEAFPEAEPEDSDDESSDEAMPEPAGNGTDEGTNLAVLKRSARSSCTYRDNYWYRYGDSLYVYVTRGVNWVTAQRICVSLGGNLVSLRNSREEAFVKLLAKNRYAWMGLSDAQQAGVWLWMGGARYSYSNWCRREPSNGSTEKCTLMNVSSGRCWYDIACTPNVYFICSKRVR; encoded by the exons ATGAAGTTGCTGGTTGTGTTTCTCCTCATTGGTACCATGATGGCCCTGACAAGAG CTTttccagagccagagccagagccagaggcTTTCCCTGAGGCAGAACCAGAGGACAGTGATGATGAATCAAGTGACG AAGCTATGCCAGAGCCAGCTG GGAATGGAACAGATGAGGGAACAAACCTGGCAG TTCTCAAAAGGTCAGCAAGGTCTAGCTGTACATATCGAGACAACTACTGGTATCGGTACGGTGACAGCCTTTATGTCTATGTTACAAGAGGCGTGAACTGGGTTACAGCACAG aGAATCTGTGTGAGTCTGGGTGGAAATCTTGTATCCCTACGGAACTCAAGAGAGGAAGCTTTTGTTAAGCTTCTGGCAAAGAACAGATATGCATGGATGGGACTCTCTGATGCACAGCAG GCCGGTGTGTGGCTTTGGATGGGGGGAGCACGTTACAGCTATTCCAACTGGTGTCGCAGAGAGCCTTCTAATGGTTCCACTGAGAAATGTACACTGATGAACGTGTCAA GTGGAAGGTGCTGGTATGATATCGCCTGCACACCCAATGTCTATTTTATCTGTTCCAAAAGAGTTCGTTAA
- the LOC115438254 gene encoding galactose-specific lectin nattectin-like isoform X1 yields MKLLVVFLLIGTMMALTRAFPEPEPEPEAFPEAEPEDSDDESSDEAMPEPADTGNGTDEGTNLAVLKRSARSSCTYRDNYWYRYGDSLYVYVTRGVNWVTAQRICVSLGGNLVSLRNSREEAFVKLLAKNRYAWMGLSDAQQAGVWLWMGGARYSYSNWCRREPSNGSTEKCTLMNVSSGRCWYDIACTPNVYFICSKRVR; encoded by the exons ATGAAGTTGCTGGTTGTGTTTCTCCTCATTGGTACCATGATGGCCCTGACAAGAG CTTttccagagccagagccagagccagaggcTTTCCCTGAGGCAGAACCAGAGGACAGTGATGATGAATCAAGTGACG AAGCTATGCCAGAGCCAGCTG ACACAGGGAATGGAACAGATGAGGGAACAAACCTGGCAG TTCTCAAAAGGTCAGCAAGGTCTAGCTGTACATATCGAGACAACTACTGGTATCGGTACGGTGACAGCCTTTATGTCTATGTTACAAGAGGCGTGAACTGGGTTACAGCACAG aGAATCTGTGTGAGTCTGGGTGGAAATCTTGTATCCCTACGGAACTCAAGAGAGGAAGCTTTTGTTAAGCTTCTGGCAAAGAACAGATATGCATGGATGGGACTCTCTGATGCACAGCAG GCCGGTGTGTGGCTTTGGATGGGGGGAGCACGTTACAGCTATTCCAACTGGTGTCGCAGAGAGCCTTCTAATGGTTCCACTGAGAAATGTACACTGATGAACGTGTCAA GTGGAAGGTGCTGGTATGATATCGCCTGCACACCCAATGTCTATTTTATCTGTTCCAAAAGAGTTCGTTAA
- the LOC115438254 gene encoding type-2 ice-structuring protein-like isoform X3, which translates to MKLLVVFLLIGTMMALTRAFPEPEPEPEAFPEAEPEDSDDESSDEAMPEPAVLKRSARSSCTYRDNYWYRYGDSLYVYVTRGVNWVTAQRICVSLGGNLVSLRNSREEAFVKLLAKNRYAWMGLSDAQQAGVWLWMGGARYSYSNWCRREPSNGSTEKCTLMNVSSGRCWYDIACTPNVYFICSKRVR; encoded by the exons ATGAAGTTGCTGGTTGTGTTTCTCCTCATTGGTACCATGATGGCCCTGACAAGAG CTTttccagagccagagccagagccagaggcTTTCCCTGAGGCAGAACCAGAGGACAGTGATGATGAATCAAGTGACG AAGCTATGCCAGAGCCAGCTG TTCTCAAAAGGTCAGCAAGGTCTAGCTGTACATATCGAGACAACTACTGGTATCGGTACGGTGACAGCCTTTATGTCTATGTTACAAGAGGCGTGAACTGGGTTACAGCACAG aGAATCTGTGTGAGTCTGGGTGGAAATCTTGTATCCCTACGGAACTCAAGAGAGGAAGCTTTTGTTAAGCTTCTGGCAAAGAACAGATATGCATGGATGGGACTCTCTGATGCACAGCAG GCCGGTGTGTGGCTTTGGATGGGGGGAGCACGTTACAGCTATTCCAACTGGTGTCGCAGAGAGCCTTCTAATGGTTCCACTGAGAAATGTACACTGATGAACGTGTCAA GTGGAAGGTGCTGGTATGATATCGCCTGCACACCCAATGTCTATTTTATCTGTTCCAAAAGAGTTCGTTAA